In Sander lucioperca isolate FBNREF2018 chromosome 12, SLUC_FBN_1.2, whole genome shotgun sequence, one DNA window encodes the following:
- the uxt gene encoding protein UXT: protein MSPPVDANANANANLDQKVLQYENFINEVLKRDLQKVLEQRDSVYEKISQYLQLKNTIQSLQESGLQQLKTDVDLGCNFFVQAEVEDSSQIFVAVGYGFFVEMTHDEALRFIDKKTSQLTAFTETLTTDSAKIKANIRMVLEGLRELQGLTDLPESSARDVF, encoded by the exons ATGTCTCCGCCTGttgatgctaatgctaatgctaatgctaacctGGACCAGAAGGTGCTGCAGTATGAAAACTTCATCAACGAAGTTCTGAAGAGAGATTTACA GAAGGTGCTGGAGCAGAGAGACTCAGTTTATGAGAAGATCTCTCAGTATCTTCAGCTGAAGAACACCATACAGAGtctgcag GAGTCAGGCCTTCAGCAGCTGAAGACTGATGTAGATCTGGGCTGTAACTTCTTCGTCCAGGCTGAAGT CGAGGACTCGTCCCAGATCTTTGTTGCCGTCGGTTACGGCTTCTTCGTGGAGATGACCCACGACGAAGCTCTGCGATTCATCGACAAGAAGACGAGTCAGCTCACAGC CTTCACAGAGACGCTCACCACAGACTCGGCCAAGATTAAAGCCAACATCCGCATGGTGCTGGAG GGTCTGAGGGAGCTGCAGGGACTGACCGACCTTCCAGAGAGCAGCGCAAGAGACGTTTTCTAG